A single Nocardioides bizhenqiangii DNA region contains:
- a CDS encoding group II truncated hemoglobin — translation MTADVSLYDDIGGLPALRRLSNAFYERVLADEVLAPVFAGFELRHVEHVAVWLGEVFGGPADFTGQLGGHQSLLRSHLGLEIRDEHRTRWLELMAASIDDVLPGRPELRSTLMAYFEWGTAIAQKISQASPGTDLGDPGPTPRWGHGGLV, via the coding sequence GTGACCGCGGACGTCTCGCTCTACGACGACATCGGCGGGCTGCCTGCGCTCCGTCGCCTCAGCAACGCCTTCTACGAGCGCGTGCTCGCCGACGAGGTGCTGGCGCCGGTCTTCGCCGGCTTCGAGCTGCGCCACGTCGAGCACGTCGCGGTCTGGCTCGGCGAGGTGTTCGGTGGACCCGCCGACTTCACCGGACAGCTTGGCGGCCACCAGTCTCTCCTGCGCAGCCACCTCGGGCTCGAGATCCGCGACGAGCACCGGACCCGGTGGCTCGAGCTGATGGCTGCCTCGATCGACGACGTGCTGCCAGGCCGGCCGGAGCTCCGATCGACGCTGATGGCCTACTTCGAGTGGGGCACCGCCATCGCCCAGAAGATCTCGCAGGCCTCACCTGGCACCGACCTCGGCGATCCCGGCCCCACGCCCCGCTGGGGACACGGCGGGCTGGTCTGA
- the fdhD gene encoding formate dehydrogenase accessory sulfurtransferase FdhD encodes MGRRSDRRRVLRLRAGATSSRGDSLAVEEPMEIRVGGRQVAVTMRTPGDDFELATGFLVSEGMLTAARDVVAVRYCATGRPDRTYNQVDVTVAAHVAVPDDARRLFVSSACGVCGKDSLDQVRTSARWSVADDPARVSSTLLAGLPDRLRAGQAVFERTGGLHAAGLFTANGDLLCLREDVGRHNAVDKVVGWALAADRLPLRGCILQVSGRLSFELVQKAWMAGVPVLSAVSAPSTLAVDLAVEAGMTVAGFVRDGGMNIYAGAERVDVPVADDRSA; translated from the coding sequence ATGGGCAGGCGATCCGACCGGCGCCGAGTGCTGCGACTACGGGCAGGGGCCACGTCGTCGAGAGGAGACAGCCTCGCCGTGGAGGAGCCGATGGAGATCCGCGTCGGCGGTAGGCAGGTCGCCGTCACCATGCGCACGCCCGGCGATGACTTCGAGCTCGCGACCGGGTTCCTCGTCTCGGAAGGCATGCTGACTGCGGCTCGGGACGTCGTCGCGGTGCGGTACTGCGCCACTGGGCGCCCCGACCGGACGTACAACCAGGTCGACGTGACGGTCGCCGCGCACGTCGCGGTGCCGGACGACGCTCGCCGGCTCTTCGTCTCGAGCGCGTGCGGAGTGTGCGGGAAGGACAGCCTCGACCAGGTCCGCACCTCCGCGCGCTGGTCCGTGGCCGACGACCCCGCCCGCGTGAGCTCGACCCTGTTGGCCGGGCTGCCGGACCGGCTGCGGGCGGGACAGGCGGTGTTCGAACGGACCGGCGGGCTGCACGCGGCCGGCTTGTTCACGGCGAACGGCGACCTGCTGTGCCTGCGGGAGGACGTCGGGCGCCACAACGCCGTCGACAAGGTGGTCGGTTGGGCACTGGCCGCCGACCGGCTCCCCTTGCGCGGCTGCATCCTGCAGGTCAGCGGTCGCCTGTCTTTCGAGCTGGTGCAGAAGGCGTGGATGGCCGGGGTGCCGGTCCTGTCGGCGGTGTCGGCGCCCTCGACGCTAGCCGTCGACCTGGCAGTGGAAGCCGGGATGACCGTGGCCGGCTTCGTCCGGGACGGCGGCATGAACATCTATGCCGGAGCCGAGCGGGTCGACGTGCCCGTGGCCGACGATCGATCTGCCTGA
- the purU gene encoding formyltetrahydrofolate deformylase: MNHPSTSDEYVLTLTCPEAPGIVFAVSRFVMEHGGNISASQQFDDRLTDRFFMRVQFRLDNADPEQLRQEFAPVAQQFAMAWQLHDVRTPTRTLLMVSKFGHCLNDLLFRTQTGALNIEIPGIVSNHRDFEGVAEANGIPFYHVPVTRETKPEAEARLLELVDTLDVDLVVLARYMQVLSDELCGKLEGRAINIHHSFLPSFKGAKPYHQAHARGVKLVGATAHYVTADLDEGPIIEQDVVRVDHSLDPAAMTSAGRDVEAQVLARAIRWHSEHRVLLDRTHTVVFR; the protein is encoded by the coding sequence ATGAACCACCCTTCGACCAGCGACGAGTACGTGCTCACGCTGACCTGTCCGGAGGCCCCCGGCATCGTGTTCGCCGTCAGCCGCTTCGTCATGGAGCACGGCGGCAACATCAGTGCCAGCCAGCAGTTCGACGACCGGCTCACGGACCGCTTCTTCATGCGGGTCCAATTCCGGCTCGACAACGCCGACCCCGAGCAGCTGCGTCAGGAGTTCGCCCCGGTGGCGCAGCAGTTCGCCATGGCCTGGCAGCTGCACGACGTGCGGACGCCCACCCGGACCCTGCTGATGGTCTCCAAGTTCGGGCACTGCCTGAACGACCTGCTGTTCCGCACCCAGACCGGCGCGCTGAACATCGAGATCCCCGGGATCGTGTCCAACCACCGCGACTTCGAGGGCGTCGCCGAGGCCAACGGCATCCCCTTCTACCACGTGCCGGTCACGCGGGAGACGAAGCCGGAGGCCGAGGCGCGGCTGCTCGAGCTGGTCGACACCCTGGACGTCGACCTCGTGGTGCTCGCGCGCTACATGCAGGTGCTCTCCGACGAGCTGTGCGGCAAGCTCGAGGGCCGCGCGATCAACATCCACCACTCGTTCCTGCCGAGCTTCAAGGGCGCCAAGCCCTACCACCAGGCGCACGCCCGTGGCGTCAAGCTGGTCGGCGCGACCGCGCACTACGTCACCGCGGACCTCGACGAGGGCCCGATCATCGAGCAGGACGTCGTCCGCGTCGACCACTCGCTCGACCCGGCGGCGATGACCTCGGCCGGCCGCGACGTCGAGGCGCAGGTCCTCGCCCGGGCGATCCGCTGGCACAGTGAGCACCGAGTGCTCCTGGACCGCACCCACACCGTCGTCTTCCGCTGA
- a CDS encoding glycine betaine ABC transporter substrate-binding protein gives MLDLNKRWAGLAALASSGVLVLTACGGGSVGDETKANEEKIAEAGGTCGDFNIIVNPWVGFTADAYVVGAVAEEKLACNVTYLDLKEGGPSYQALKSGDGDVILEEWSHAEELKAAEDGGYAQDVGSPGNVGIIGWYVPQWLAEDHPDIMEWENLNDYADEFETSESDGKGQFLGSDPTFTQYDEAIVENLDLDYKVVFSGGETATVQAFKKAQENKEWLIGYFWEPQYIHAEVPMERVSLPPYEEGCDADKSAVACDYAETELKKVARTEFIESDSTAAALVQNFSWTNEDQNQVASYITSEGMSPEDAAARWIEENPDKVEAWLPQ, from the coding sequence GTGCTTGATCTGAACAAGCGGTGGGCCGGGCTCGCCGCGCTCGCCTCGAGCGGGGTGCTGGTGCTCACGGCCTGTGGGGGAGGCTCGGTGGGTGACGAGACGAAGGCCAACGAGGAGAAGATCGCCGAGGCCGGCGGCACCTGCGGGGACTTCAACATCATCGTCAACCCCTGGGTCGGCTTCACCGCGGACGCCTACGTCGTCGGCGCCGTCGCCGAGGAGAAGCTGGCGTGCAACGTCACCTACCTCGACCTGAAGGAGGGCGGCCCGTCGTACCAGGCGCTGAAGTCCGGGGACGGCGACGTGATCCTCGAGGAGTGGTCGCACGCCGAGGAACTGAAGGCCGCCGAGGACGGGGGCTACGCCCAGGACGTCGGCTCGCCCGGCAACGTGGGGATCATCGGGTGGTACGTCCCCCAGTGGCTCGCGGAGGACCACCCAGACATCATGGAGTGGGAGAACCTCAACGACTACGCCGACGAGTTCGAGACCTCGGAGTCCGACGGCAAGGGCCAGTTCCTGGGGTCCGACCCGACCTTCACCCAGTACGACGAGGCGATCGTCGAGAACCTCGACCTGGACTACAAGGTGGTCTTCTCGGGTGGAGAGACCGCGACGGTGCAGGCGTTCAAGAAGGCCCAGGAAAACAAGGAATGGCTGATCGGCTACTTCTGGGAGCCGCAGTACATCCACGCCGAGGTGCCGATGGAGCGGGTCTCGCTGCCGCCGTACGAGGAAGGCTGTGACGCCGACAAGTCCGCGGTCGCCTGCGACTACGCGGAGACCGAGCTGAAGAAGGTCGCGCGCACCGAGTTCATCGAGTCCGACTCCACCGCCGCGGCGCTGGTGCAGAACTTCTCCTGGACCAACGAGGACCAGAACCAGGTCGCCTCCTACATCACGTCCGAGGGCATGTCGCCCGAGGACGCCGCCGCCCGGTGGATCGAGGAGAACCCCGACAAGGTCGAGGCCTGGCTTCCCCAGTGA
- a CDS encoding ABC transporter permease, with product MTTATVAPAKQVQPGAVPPPTEPTQGIPRWVWVLTILAGWIVVWSFTKGTDTLALSGQDQTDFHARLSDRVGTFGDNPVTQGIANFINAIIDSLRGLIATPTPPRPAPTIGWLGVTAVATWVGYAVANWRIALLVAASFLAFGLFGFWEDSIDLLIVTLVSVGFAVVIGFPLAILIALSSTAARVVTLGLDLLQTMPTFVYLIFVVILFGIGAPTAVICTLAYALPPIVRISGFGIRDVSPAAIEATDSLGQTTWQRLVKVQIPMARKTIILGLNQTILAALSMAIIASYINGPGLGKPVLSALTRNDFGAGLVPGLLIVLTGIMLDRTTTAASERSERVARGGGEDPRRRRLVLGALLVPVAVAVWYSRYAIDAANFPATTWGRSTADVANSWMGSITSVLDTVAGKLADLVSYGLLNPMESLLADSPWWLSCAGLLLLGVVIGGRKAIVPTVLCLAVIYQLDLWHDTMVVLNMTLVATLLVMVLGVVFGVWMARRRAVDLALRPLLDGGQTIPAFVYLIPVLALFGPTRFTAIVAAVIYAAPAAIKLVADGVRAVSPEVVEAGRSTGSTTWQEITKVQLPMAKGSLVLATNQGLLYVLAMVVIGGLVGAGALGYDVVFGLANGEYAGKGLAAGLSIVLLGIMIDRVMRSAAERAGAGAPARSGSVRSRGFGGWRRSG from the coding sequence CAGGACCAGACGGATTTCCACGCGCGACTGTCGGACCGGGTCGGCACCTTCGGCGACAACCCGGTCACCCAGGGGATCGCGAACTTCATCAACGCGATCATCGACTCCCTCCGCGGACTCATCGCCACCCCGACGCCGCCGCGGCCGGCACCGACCATCGGGTGGCTCGGCGTCACCGCCGTCGCCACCTGGGTCGGGTACGCCGTCGCGAACTGGCGGATCGCGCTGCTGGTCGCCGCTTCCTTCCTCGCGTTCGGGCTCTTCGGGTTCTGGGAGGACTCGATCGACCTGCTGATCGTGACGCTGGTGTCGGTCGGTTTCGCCGTCGTCATCGGCTTCCCGCTCGCCATCTTGATCGCGCTGAGCTCCACGGCGGCCCGCGTGGTCACGCTCGGCCTCGACCTGCTGCAGACGATGCCGACGTTCGTCTACCTGATCTTCGTCGTCATCCTCTTCGGCATCGGTGCCCCGACCGCGGTGATCTGCACGCTGGCCTACGCGCTGCCGCCGATCGTTCGCATCTCCGGCTTCGGCATCCGCGACGTGTCGCCGGCGGCGATCGAGGCGACGGACTCGCTCGGGCAGACGACGTGGCAGCGGCTGGTCAAGGTACAGATCCCGATGGCGCGCAAGACCATCATCCTCGGCCTCAACCAGACCATCCTCGCGGCGCTGTCGATGGCCATCATCGCCTCGTACATCAACGGCCCCGGGCTCGGGAAGCCGGTGCTGTCGGCGCTGACGCGGAACGACTTCGGCGCGGGCCTGGTGCCGGGGCTACTGATCGTCCTGACGGGAATCATGCTCGACCGCACCACGACGGCAGCCAGCGAGCGCTCGGAGCGCGTCGCGCGTGGTGGCGGCGAGGACCCGCGGCGCCGGCGGCTCGTGCTCGGCGCACTGCTCGTCCCCGTCGCGGTCGCGGTCTGGTACTCCCGCTACGCCATCGACGCCGCGAACTTCCCGGCGACGACGTGGGGACGTTCGACGGCCGACGTCGCCAACTCGTGGATGGGCTCGATCACGTCCGTCCTCGACACCGTGGCGGGCAAGCTCGCCGACCTGGTCTCCTACGGACTGCTGAACCCCATGGAGTCACTGCTGGCCGACTCGCCGTGGTGGTTGAGCTGTGCCGGGCTGCTGCTGCTGGGGGTGGTCATCGGGGGCCGGAAGGCGATCGTGCCCACCGTGCTGTGCCTGGCCGTTATCTACCAGCTGGACCTCTGGCACGACACCATGGTCGTCCTGAACATGACCCTGGTGGCCACCTTGCTGGTCATGGTGCTCGGCGTGGTCTTCGGGGTGTGGATGGCCCGTCGCAGGGCGGTCGACCTCGCCCTCCGACCGCTGCTCGACGGGGGTCAGACCATCCCGGCCTTCGTCTACCTCATCCCGGTGCTCGCACTCTTCGGGCCCACGCGCTTCACCGCGATCGTGGCGGCGGTCATCTACGCCGCGCCCGCGGCGATCAAGCTGGTCGCCGACGGCGTCCGCGCGGTGTCACCCGAGGTGGTGGAGGCGGGCCGGTCGACCGGCTCCACGACCTGGCAGGAGATCACGAAGGTCCAGTTGCCGATGGCGAAGGGGTCGCTGGTGCTGGCCACCAACCAGGGTCTGCTCTACGTGCTCGCCATGGTCGTCATCGGCGGCCTCGTGGGAGCCGGAGCACTCGGCTACGACGTGGTCTTCGGTCTGGCCAACGGGGAGTACGCGGGCAAGGGACTGGCCGCCGGCCTCTCGATCGTCCTGCTCGGGATCATGATCGACCGCGTGATGCGGTCGGCGGCGGAGCGGGCAGGTGCGGGCGCTCCGGCCCGCTCCGGCTCGGTGCGCAGCCGTGGCTTCGGGGGGTGGCGCCGCTCTGGGTAG